In Methanothermobacter sp. K4, one genomic interval encodes:
- a CDS encoding cation:proton antiporter yields the protein MEVPLIREIVIIFSLALIVLIVLNRAKLPTILGFFVTGVIAGPSVLGLISSGSIESLAELGVILLLFTIGLEMSPERFGEFRRTALLGGTLQIGLTVLIVAFLTLMLGLNPGKAVFMGFLIALSSTAVVLKVLQDLHETETPHGQASLAILIFQDVAAVPMILTIPFLAGASGSTPLHTLLTGGAVLTGTLISARWIVPRLFDIVAGTRSREIFLLTVILVCASVTWLTGSAGLSPALGAFLAGLIVANTDYAHRAQGTILPFQEVFLSFFFVSLGMLLDVGFFMGHLPLIILALIGVMMIKIALNSFVGFIMGFSARVVVLTGVVLAQIGEFSFILSESGLRYGLMDRFTFQAFLSVSLITMALTPFLISLSPRISERIIQADIHPRIKNGRRYLKPEVNLEDHLIIIGMGITGRRLAETSEDHGIPYIGIDVNPETVKRARDEGLNVYYGDGTHVGVLRHFNVPEAAVMVVAIADYRSTVHAIHEARALNERMKIIARIRGFENTENLYTAGADVVVSEKREATERISGEIFSCYKGVCELEE from the coding sequence ATGGAGGTTCCACTCATCAGGGAGATAGTCATCATATTCAGCCTTGCACTTATTGTCCTCATTGTGTTGAACCGGGCCAAACTTCCAACCATACTGGGATTCTTTGTAACAGGGGTCATAGCCGGCCCCTCGGTCCTTGGCCTCATATCCTCAGGCAGCATAGAGAGCCTTGCGGAGCTCGGTGTCATACTCCTCCTCTTCACCATTGGACTTGAAATGTCCCCTGAGAGGTTCGGTGAATTCAGGAGGACCGCCCTCCTTGGTGGTACACTGCAGATAGGGCTCACAGTGTTGATAGTGGCATTCCTGACACTGATGCTTGGATTGAACCCGGGTAAGGCTGTCTTCATGGGTTTTCTCATCGCCCTGAGCAGTACCGCCGTTGTACTGAAGGTCCTCCAGGACCTCCATGAGACAGAGACACCACATGGACAGGCCTCCCTCGCCATCCTCATATTCCAGGATGTGGCTGCGGTGCCCATGATACTCACAATACCATTCCTTGCAGGGGCCAGTGGTTCGACACCACTTCACACCCTGCTCACAGGGGGAGCTGTGCTTACCGGGACCCTTATCTCTGCCAGGTGGATCGTCCCAAGGCTCTTTGATATCGTTGCAGGCACAAGGAGCAGGGAGATATTCCTCCTCACCGTGATACTTGTATGTGCATCTGTAACCTGGCTCACCGGGAGTGCTGGACTATCCCCGGCACTGGGTGCCTTCCTTGCAGGCCTCATCGTTGCAAATACAGACTATGCCCACAGGGCCCAGGGGACCATACTACCATTCCAGGAGGTCTTCCTGAGTTTCTTCTTCGTATCCCTGGGGATGCTCCTTGATGTGGGGTTCTTTATGGGGCACCTGCCCCTCATCATCCTTGCACTCATTGGTGTTATGATGATAAAGATCGCCCTCAACAGCTTCGTGGGCTTCATCATGGGGTTCTCAGCAAGGGTTGTGGTGCTAACAGGGGTTGTGCTGGCACAGATAGGTGAATTCTCATTCATACTCTCTGAGTCAGGTCTCAGGTACGGTTTGATGGACCGCTTCACATTCCAGGCATTCCTGTCGGTTTCACTCATAACCATGGCCCTTACGCCATTCCTCATATCCCTCTCACCCAGGATCTCAGAGAGGATCATCCAGGCGGATATCCATCCCAGGATAAAGAACGGCAGGAGGTACCTCAAACCTGAGGTTAACCTTGAGGATCACCTGATCATCATTGGTATGGGCATAACCGGGAGGAGGCTTGCAGAGACATCTGAGGACCACGGCATACCCTACATAGGCATAGATGTTAACCCTGAAACCGTTAAGAGGGCCCGGGATGAGGGCCTCAATGTATACTATGGGGACGGTACCCACGTGGGTGTTCTCAGGCACTTCAATGTCCCGGAAGCCGCGGTTATGGTGGTGGCCATTGCAGACTACCGTTCAACGGTCCACGCGATCCATGAGGCCAGGGCACTGAATGAGAGAATGAAGATAATCGCCCGTATAAGGGGATTTGAAAATACAGAGAATTTATACACTGCAGGGGCCGATGTTGTTGTCTCAGAGAAACGTGAAGCAACAGAGAGGATATCGGGGGAGATATTCAGCTGCTACAAGGGTGTCTGTGAACTTGAGGAGTGA
- a CDS encoding pseudomurein-binding repeat-containing protein gives MQLLCVLFACMVLLNTGEIYAQNTQGEEALLPDNMTPKTCSTVMETNSTAAEIRGSLENKSKTPVAAAGPSVSRADVEDAAVRVNAFIAKNRRLPLTVEVGDVKVNLAQFLQLEAQYVLNRTPSVNQVQVPSETSGTVLKGSIYLKDYLEVAGRVLQSGVNPGYSFRDQRIGFQSLVWLFARAINFKVTNQRLPNYIRLDTLNSVKSSTPASNNSGSSDAASGNSGFTREQVLSAAKSLKIYIDQNQSLPGYVQVSNQRLGIAQFLHLMVKCLNQINLGKNTPLTPVNAGEAANPAGDATGTIKRDEYLKIASMVQGFMERNQRAPNYAGSGKGRISYESLVYSVSRILSFYSNNRRLPNTVTVTKLASSLKNRPENDPYSGESTGKYLASSANCPVDNREIRSLASSITSGLTSTFARASAIFCWVRDNVNYSFYYNTRYGALGTLENRTANCVDHSHLLVALARASGIPARYVHGTCNFTSGNTYGHVWAQLLVGDTWYAADATSSRNSLGIVNNWNTSSAVIKGIYASLPF, from the coding sequence ATGCAACTCCTGTGCGTGCTCTTTGCATGCATGGTGTTACTCAATACCGGAGAGATCTATGCCCAGAACACACAAGGTGAAGAAGCACTGCTTCCTGATAACATGACACCGAAAACCTGCAGTACAGTTATGGAGACTAACTCCACAGCGGCAGAGATTAGGGGCAGCCTGGAGAATAAGAGTAAAACTCCAGTCGCTGCAGCGGGCCCATCAGTCTCAAGGGCCGATGTTGAGGACGCGGCAGTCCGTGTCAATGCCTTCATTGCCAAGAACAGGCGTCTACCCCTCACCGTGGAGGTGGGGGATGTGAAGGTGAACCTGGCACAGTTCCTGCAGCTTGAAGCACAGTACGTCCTCAACAGGACACCCTCAGTGAACCAGGTACAGGTACCGTCAGAAACATCTGGAACCGTGCTCAAAGGCTCAATTTACCTGAAGGACTACCTTGAAGTTGCAGGTAGAGTACTCCAGAGTGGAGTCAACCCTGGATACAGCTTCAGGGACCAGAGGATAGGATTCCAATCACTTGTGTGGCTATTTGCAAGGGCAATTAATTTTAAAGTGACAAATCAACGCCTTCCAAATTATATCAGACTTGACACACTGAATTCTGTAAAGTCATCCACCCCGGCCAGTAACAATTCCGGCAGCAGTGATGCTGCCAGTGGCAACTCAGGGTTCACAAGGGAACAGGTACTTTCCGCGGCAAAATCACTGAAGATATACATTGATCAGAATCAGAGCCTACCCGGGTATGTGCAGGTGTCAAACCAGAGGCTTGGTATAGCCCAGTTCCTGCATCTAATGGTTAAATGCCTCAACCAGATAAATCTGGGGAAGAACACCCCTCTAACACCGGTTAACGCCGGTGAGGCAGCAAACCCTGCAGGGGATGCGACAGGTACCATAAAAAGGGATGAGTACCTTAAGATTGCATCCATGGTTCAGGGGTTCATGGAAAGGAACCAGAGAGCCCCAAACTATGCAGGTTCAGGTAAAGGTAGAATCTCGTATGAGAGCCTTGTATACTCAGTTTCAAGGATTCTGAGCTTCTACAGCAACAACAGGAGACTTCCAAATACTGTGACCGTGACAAAGCTGGCGTCCTCACTGAAGAACCGGCCAGAGAACGACCCCTACAGTGGAGAGAGTACCGGGAAGTACCTTGCATCATCAGCCAACTGTCCTGTTGATAACAGGGAGATAAGGTCCCTTGCATCCAGCATTACCAGTGGACTCACATCAACATTTGCAAGGGCATCAGCAATCTTCTGCTGGGTGCGTGACAACGTGAACTACAGCTTCTACTACAACACAAGGTACGGTGCCCTGGGGACACTTGAGAACAGGACAGCCAACTGTGTGGACCATTCACACCTCCTTGTGGCCCTTGCAAGGGCTTCAGGGATACCTGCAAGGTACGTTCATGGGACCTGTAACTTCACATCAGGGAACACCTATGGTCATGTGTGGGCCCAGCTCCTTGTTGGCGATACATGGTACGCTGCAGATGCAACGAGCTCAAGAAACAGCCTTGGAATTGTGAACAACTGGAACACTTCCAGCGCAGTGATAAAGGGCATATACGCGAGTTTACCATTTTAA
- a CDS encoding histidine kinase dimerization/phosphoacceptor domain -containing protein produces the protein MNIYSTLSVLAFVSYLIMGFYPLKRSRGNLEWSFLLIALSMAWWALTLSIFYMASSVEQALLMYILSGVARILMPALFLNFALVLSAGDKKINKAASLVTLIPAFLFIYLLLKTALITPVIVPDGGLWNIQLEENGIWWLLFEIYLVGYFAAAVSIIWNHARTAPSQRERKMSTIIFMASSLSLIACWVVNSLLPSIGVHSIQAISHIIALLATGGMAYALLHYPPITINPSLAGESIIDKVTDLVVLLDSHGRVIRLNYRAIKELGVEYADDWRSLVAPEHHDILEEEFEFIRQNAGGKGDYHHRPVQIDYITSGGRRIPVKLFISLIREDADSIGYSLVAQDLRHTLRLRDRIEESKESERLTRMRLHEFRVINEAITLINHSESPEELFRNVFSLTHEHLSLKEGQAYIMEDGKPVPAEGNGHEFQDTDLTGILEGLSLENVFVDGGVIVAAMRHGDDLLGFFVFRNGHEPDEYELKLLETIGAEAASTLKRIFYQEKLLKSLEEKELLLREIHHRVKNNLQVVSSLLNLQSSYIKDPQIVSTLKDSQGRVMSMSMIHEKLYRSENLSDIDVRGYIEGLVRSIMFSYQKPDQSVDVRFDVDRVKLNIDTIMPLGLIVNELVTNAFKYAFPNGDGELLVSLKRRGDRFVLRVADNGVGLPPDFSFENLRSLGMLLVRNLTGQLDGTLEYTSGSGTEFRIEFSEIRYRERF, from the coding sequence ATGAACATCTACAGCACCCTATCTGTACTGGCATTTGTATCCTACCTCATAATGGGGTTCTATCCTCTAAAAAGAAGCAGGGGTAACCTGGAGTGGAGCTTCCTTTTAATAGCCCTTTCCATGGCATGGTGGGCCCTCACATTATCAATATTCTACATGGCATCATCGGTGGAACAGGCGCTTTTGATGTACATCCTCTCAGGGGTTGCCCGTATCCTTATGCCCGCACTCTTCCTCAACTTCGCCCTGGTGCTCTCTGCCGGTGATAAAAAGATAAATAAGGCTGCCTCACTCGTAACCCTGATTCCAGCCTTCCTTTTCATATACCTCCTCCTTAAGACTGCACTCATAACACCTGTGATAGTCCCTGATGGTGGCCTCTGGAACATACAGCTTGAGGAGAACGGGATCTGGTGGCTGCTCTTTGAGATCTACCTTGTGGGGTACTTCGCAGCTGCGGTCTCAATAATATGGAACCATGCAAGGACTGCCCCATCTCAACGTGAAAGGAAGATGTCCACCATAATATTCATGGCATCATCCCTCAGCCTGATCGCATGCTGGGTGGTCAACTCATTGCTTCCCTCCATTGGGGTTCACAGTATTCAGGCCATAAGCCACATAATAGCACTCCTTGCCACGGGGGGTATGGCCTATGCCCTGCTCCACTACCCACCCATCACCATAAACCCATCACTAGCCGGGGAGAGCATAATAGATAAGGTCACAGACCTTGTTGTTCTCCTGGACTCCCATGGAAGGGTTATCCGATTGAACTACAGGGCCATTAAGGAGCTTGGTGTTGAATATGCAGATGACTGGAGGTCCCTGGTTGCACCTGAACACCACGATATCCTTGAAGAGGAATTTGAGTTTATAAGGCAGAATGCCGGTGGAAAGGGCGACTATCACCACAGGCCAGTCCAGATTGACTACATCACCTCAGGGGGGAGGAGAATACCCGTGAAGCTCTTCATATCCCTTATAAGGGAGGATGCCGACTCAATCGGGTACTCCCTGGTTGCCCAGGACCTCCGACACACACTCAGGCTCAGGGACAGGATAGAGGAGTCAAAGGAATCGGAGAGGCTCACCAGGATGAGGCTGCACGAGTTCAGGGTTATCAATGAGGCCATAACCCTGATAAACCACAGCGAAAGCCCTGAGGAGCTATTCAGGAATGTCTTCAGCCTCACCCATGAACACCTATCCCTTAAGGAGGGGCAGGCTTACATCATGGAGGATGGTAAGCCGGTTCCTGCTGAGGGAAATGGTCATGAATTCCAGGACACTGACCTCACAGGTATCCTGGAGGGTCTCTCTCTTGAGAATGTCTTTGTGGATGGTGGGGTAATCGTAGCTGCCATGAGGCACGGGGATGATCTCCTGGGATTCTTCGTGTTCAGGAACGGTCATGAACCCGACGAATACGAGCTTAAGCTCCTTGAGACCATTGGGGCAGAGGCTGCATCCACACTCAAAAGGATATTCTACCAGGAGAAACTCCTGAAGTCCCTTGAGGAGAAGGAACTGCTGCTCCGTGAGATACACCACCGGGTCAAGAACAACCTCCAGGTTGTATCAAGCCTCCTGAACCTTCAGAGCAGTTACATAAAGGACCCCCAGATTGTGAGCACCCTAAAGGACAGTCAGGGGAGGGTGATGAGCATGTCCATGATACATGAGAAGCTCTACAGATCAGAAAACCTCTCCGATATAGACGTCCGGGGCTATATTGAGGGTCTTGTGAGGAGCATCATGTTCTCCTACCAGAAGCCTGATCAGAGTGTTGATGTCAGATTTGATGTTGATAGGGTTAAACTGAACATTGACACCATAATGCCCCTCGGTCTTATAGTCAATGAACTTGTGACAAATGCCTTCAAGTATGCCTTCCCCAACGGCGATGGTGAACTCCTTGTCTCCCTTAAAAGGAGGGGTGACCGGTTCGTCTTAAGGGTTGCTGATAATGGTGTGGGCCTCCCTCCTGATTTCAGCTTTGAGAACCTCAGAAGCCTGGGGATGCTCCTTGTGAGGAACCTCACCGGGCAGCTGGATGGGACACTTGAGTATACATCTGGTAGTGGTACAGAGTTCCGGATAGAATTCTCAGAGATAAGGTACAGAGAAAGATTTTAA
- a CDS encoding glycosyltransferase family 2 protein: MTSRDAVDDLRVAAVVVTYNRKELLMECLEALLRQTRPLQAIYIIDNASTDGTPELLHREGYTPSLEGGTLIRKTLHNQEEIRIIHIRLPENTGGAGGFHEGVKRAYHDGYDWIWLMDDDAEPLKDSLEKLLPYDSEGVVALANLKVSPDGTPQFRHRGFFDFEGFGDMVRPLSPDDLRGDCVEIDHASFVGLLVNLKAVEYVGFPRADFFLHFDDVEYCLRLRRRGSILLIPGSPIVHKDGAMVNTGSRRIIGRDVPVVPYDRLWLRYYGVRNSVWLRKMNMKRWKFYLFLLRAIPLSIGGQLISGENRLRRLKFILNAYMDGFKGSFDNEKPRMILYS, from the coding sequence ATGACCTCCAGGGATGCTGTTGATGATTTGAGGGTGGCTGCAGTTGTGGTGACCTATAACCGGAAGGAATTACTCATGGAATGCCTGGAGGCCCTCCTGAGGCAGACAAGACCCCTCCAGGCGATATACATCATAGACAACGCCTCCACCGACGGAACACCAGAATTACTACACAGAGAGGGCTACACCCCCAGCCTGGAGGGAGGAACACTAATCAGGAAAACCCTCCACAATCAGGAGGAAATCAGGATCATCCATATAAGACTACCAGAAAACACCGGTGGAGCAGGAGGATTCCACGAGGGAGTTAAAAGAGCCTACCATGACGGATACGACTGGATCTGGCTAATGGACGACGATGCAGAACCACTAAAGGATAGTCTTGAGAAGTTGCTGCCCTATGATTCAGAAGGGGTTGTCGCCCTCGCTAATCTCAAGGTGTCCCCTGATGGGACCCCACAGTTTAGACACAGGGGCTTTTTTGACTTTGAAGGTTTCGGTGATATGGTTCGGCCGCTTTCACCTGATGATCTCAGAGGCGATTGTGTTGAAATTGATCATGCCTCCTTTGTGGGCCTTCTTGTTAACCTTAAGGCAGTTGAATACGTTGGTTTTCCGAGAGCTGATTTCTTCCTGCACTTCGATGATGTTGAGTACTGTTTGAGGTTGAGAAGGAGGGGCAGTATACTTCTTATACCTGGAAGCCCCATCGTCCACAAGGATGGTGCAATGGTGAATACCGGGTCAAGAAGGATCATCGGCAGGGATGTCCCTGTGGTACCCTATGATAGGCTCTGGTTAAGATATTATGGTGTCAGGAATTCTGTGTGGCTTCGTAAAATGAATATGAAGCGGTGGAAGTTCTACCTTTTCCTTTTAAGAGCCATCCCACTTTCAATTGGTGGTCAGCTCATAAGCGGTGAGAATAGATTAAGGAGGTTAAAATTTATTCTGAACGCATATATGGATGGCTTTAAAGGGAGTTTTGATAATGAAAAACCAAGAATGATACTCTACAGCTGA
- a CDS encoding polysaccharide pyruvyl transferase family protein yields MQILVIGYYGWKNTGDDAMLYALLEHLKDQFSGVTFNVTVDSEPYAPRDVDLNPVSPGPSLDFIRAFLMSDTLILGGGTHFFDYGRRLPRILRLAQLFLLTLAGRLTGKRVYFLGVGVERPGYWWSRFLIRNTCRLASRIFVRDSSSLEVLEEMGVDGILSADLSFYLEYERTKRERGLLGISAMPYFKIYSAADGGDEVIVEAFRSAVSRWLELNPENRVKLFVFNGRPPHDDREISMRIAEMVNDERVTIHDYREDPRETLKNVGSCGAFIAMKFHAAVFAYLNDLPAIIVEYADKNRALVEDAGFPERSHMTLDDITAGKLAERVEDLYRNPESYRAQRKAEEIMGKFPRLDEA; encoded by the coding sequence TTGCAGATACTTGTAATAGGATACTATGGCTGGAAAAACACCGGCGATGATGCTATGCTCTATGCGCTCCTTGAACACCTGAAAGATCAGTTCAGTGGTGTCACCTTCAATGTAACCGTGGATTCAGAGCCATACGCTCCAAGAGACGTGGATTTGAACCCAGTTTCTCCAGGACCCTCGCTGGATTTTATCAGGGCATTTCTAATGTCAGATACCCTAATACTTGGTGGAGGAACCCACTTCTTTGACTATGGAAGGAGACTCCCGAGAATCCTCAGGCTTGCACAGCTTTTCCTGCTCACACTCGCTGGAAGATTAACAGGCAAGAGGGTCTACTTTCTGGGGGTTGGTGTTGAAAGACCCGGGTACTGGTGGAGCAGGTTTCTAATAAGGAACACATGCAGACTTGCCAGCAGAATCTTTGTGAGGGACTCATCCTCACTGGAGGTCCTTGAGGAGATGGGCGTGGATGGAATACTCTCAGCGGATCTATCATTCTACCTGGAATATGAGAGAACAAAAAGGGAAAGGGGGCTCCTGGGGATATCTGCGATGCCATACTTCAAGATATACTCAGCTGCTGATGGGGGGGACGAGGTCATTGTGGAGGCGTTCAGGAGTGCTGTATCAAGGTGGCTGGAGCTCAACCCTGAAAACAGGGTCAAACTCTTCGTATTCAATGGCAGACCACCACATGATGACAGGGAAATAAGCATGAGAATAGCCGAGATGGTTAACGATGAAAGGGTCACCATCCATGATTACAGGGAGGACCCCAGGGAGACCCTTAAGAATGTTGGATCCTGCGGGGCTTTCATTGCAATGAAATTCCATGCAGCAGTCTTCGCATACCTGAACGACCTCCCTGCAATCATTGTGGAGTACGCAGATAAAAACCGTGCCCTGGTGGAGGATGCAGGTTTTCCTGAGAGATCCCACATGACCCTTGATGATATCACAGCAGGGAAACTCGCTGAAAGGGTTGAGGATCTCTACAGGAATCCTGAGAGTTACAGGGCACAGAGAAAAGCTGAAGAAATTATGGGGAAATTCCCGAGACTTGATGAAGCATAG
- a CDS encoding glycosyltransferase family 4 protein, translating into MLNVVMQNYIGGPQVRVVSVAEKLLEEGIETVICAPLTAENPLEKYARAHGLEFEGIFMPGIKEFRGFREIVSNLIWILSIPLTVIQVMMIIKRNKIDVVHVNGVLNFQAALAGYICRKKVVWHLMSSMYPSLIISVMMPLVRRIADHVIVIAEGLADYYRLKGDYTVIYEPVDPERFSPAQYKGGVYSVRRSLGLSPSDTVAACVANINPVKGYEHLIVAVSEIVRSVPNFRLLAVGDVPATQRGYYERLLEMRRSLGLEDVFLFLGRRDDIPDILAASDIFVLPSIAEGTPISIIEAMAMGKPIVASRVGAVDEQVIDGVNGFLVEPASPGELAARIVELALDPNLRESMGRASGDLVGKFALEACVRAHKKIYTS; encoded by the coding sequence GTGCTTAATGTTGTCATGCAGAACTACATAGGGGGCCCACAGGTGAGGGTCGTCTCAGTAGCAGAGAAGCTTCTGGAGGAGGGAATTGAGACTGTTATATGCGCCCCACTAACAGCGGAGAACCCCCTGGAGAAATATGCCAGGGCGCATGGCCTTGAATTTGAGGGCATCTTCATGCCAGGTATAAAGGAGTTCAGGGGATTTAGGGAGATAGTTTCAAATCTCATATGGATCCTCAGCATACCCCTAACTGTGATCCAGGTGATGATGATTATAAAGAGGAATAAGATTGATGTTGTCCATGTTAATGGTGTCCTGAACTTCCAGGCGGCCCTGGCAGGTTATATCTGCAGGAAGAAGGTGGTATGGCACCTTATGAGCTCAATGTATCCATCTCTCATCATCTCTGTGATGATGCCCCTTGTTAGGAGAATCGCCGACCATGTAATCGTAATTGCAGAGGGCCTCGCAGATTACTACAGGCTCAAGGGAGACTACACAGTCATATATGAACCCGTGGACCCTGAAAGATTCAGCCCAGCCCAATATAAAGGTGGAGTTTATTCTGTAAGGAGATCCCTTGGATTGTCACCATCAGATACTGTGGCTGCATGTGTTGCCAACATAAACCCTGTTAAGGGCTATGAACATCTTATCGTGGCTGTTTCAGAGATTGTAAGATCCGTGCCTAACTTCAGGTTACTGGCTGTAGGGGACGTCCCCGCGACCCAGAGGGGATACTATGAGAGACTCCTTGAAATGAGAAGATCCCTTGGACTTGAGGACGTTTTTCTGTTCCTGGGCCGCAGGGATGACATTCCAGATATACTCGCCGCATCTGACATCTTTGTACTCCCCTCAATTGCAGAGGGCACTCCCATATCCATAATCGAGGCAATGGCAATGGGTAAACCCATAGTTGCAAGCCGTGTTGGTGCGGTGGATGAGCAGGTTATTGATGGGGTGAATGGTTTTCTTGTTGAGCCAGCATCCCCCGGTGAACTCGCCGCCAGGATTGTTGAGCTTGCCCTTGACCCCAACTTAAGGGAGTCAATGGGCAGGGCCTCAGGGGACCTTGTTGGGAAGTTTGCACTGGAGGCCTGTGTAAGGGCACATAAAAAAATTTACACGTCCTAA
- a CDS encoding glycosyltransferase, translating into MNPKVSVIVPAYRTDPFIEDCIESILSQTYDNLEAVIVYERDDSFMVDLLAKMEDPRIVHVKQDKNVGLSNARNMGIAASSGELIALCDGDDLFYPEKLERQVETICSGYDLTYTDVDIIDDEGNIIGTSTTPEWDLKLWLRRTYIAASSILFRRNLTARVGVFDEDLHANEDLDFLIRAAGVAKIKRTPGVLTARRIHSSNMSRKIFKNVGTRFSVYRRHGYTGLAFYAALKNIVVTPLLLWIMNRPSVYRKLKNLRQL; encoded by the coding sequence ATGAATCCGAAAGTCAGTGTAATAGTACCAGCCTATCGTACAGATCCATTCATAGAGGATTGCATAGAAAGTATCCTTTCACAGACCTACGATAATCTGGAGGCCGTCATTGTATATGAAAGAGATGATAGCTTCATGGTGGATCTTCTGGCGAAAATGGAGGATCCCCGTATTGTCCATGTTAAACAGGATAAGAATGTTGGGCTTTCCAATGCCCGTAACATGGGTATAGCTGCCTCTTCAGGTGAACTGATAGCATTATGTGATGGCGATGACCTCTTTTATCCTGAGAAACTTGAAAGGCAGGTTGAAACCATATGCTCAGGGTATGACCTGACCTACACTGATGTTGATATTATCGATGATGAGGGTAACATTATAGGCACATCCACCACTCCTGAATGGGACCTTAAACTCTGGCTCAGGAGAACATACATTGCAGCATCAAGCATACTCTTCCGCAGGAACCTCACTGCAAGGGTAGGGGTGTTCGATGAGGACCTCCATGCCAATGAGGATCTCGACTTTCTTATAAGGGCCGCGGGGGTTGCGAAGATAAAGAGAACCCCCGGTGTTTTAACTGCCAGAAGGATACACTCCTCAAATATGTCAAGGAAGATATTCAAAAATGTTGGAACCCGTTTCAGTGTTTACCGGCGCCATGGATACACGGGACTTGCATTCTACGCTGCCCTTAAGAATATAGTTGTAACACCACTTCTTCTCTGGATAATGAACCGTCCATCGGTTTACAGGAAATTAAAGAACTTACGTCAGCTTTAG